Proteins encoded by one window of Homalodisca vitripennis isolate AUS2020 unplaced genomic scaffold, UT_GWSS_2.1 ScUCBcl_3;HRSCAF=271, whole genome shotgun sequence:
- the LOC124370110 gene encoding uncharacterized protein LOC124370110: MNLNPRGHFLIKCFSCVTLWNLGSSGNIPPPVKDTKTETLSIDAIEEDLELESEKDNSLIENSNSNSAVHLSEPQLAPTALQKMGPPLTTPTKGKLKRLDFDRNNSDRGSPGKSSSNKKKRSVDVSDAHFLEIEKAKLKLFETSASLKNDSEHQFLISLLPYLKNIPASRKLQVRNKLQQVLIDEQERNSFVAINYKDPLPSTVNQSPGHSSWSNSAYTGYSSDATSESS, translated from the coding sequence ATGAATTTGAATCCTCGTGGCCATTTTTTGATCAAATGCTTTTCTTGCGTGACGTTATGGAACCTAGGCAGCTCGGGGAACATTCCTCCTCCGGTAAAAGATACTAAAACTGAAACTCTAAGTATAGATGCTATTGAAGAAGACCTAGAATTAGAGAGCGAAAAAGACAATTCATTGATTGAAAACTCCAACAGCAACTCTGCAGTTCATCTCAGCGAACCACAACTAGCGCCAACTGCACTTCAAAAAATGGGACCACCCCTAACAACTCCGACTAAGGGAAAACTCAAAAGATTGGATTTCGACAGAAATAACAGTGACCGAGGATCTCCAGGAAAGAGCAGCTCAAATAAAAAGAAGAGGTCAGTAGATGTCAGTGATGCGCATTTCCTAGAAATTGAGAAAGCTAAACTCAAATTGTTTGAAACATCTGCTTCATTGAAAAATGACAGTGAACATCAGTTTCTTATAAGCCTGCTaccttatttgaaaaatattccagcAAGCCGGAAACTCCAAGTAAGGAATAAACTTCAGCAGGTTTTGATCGACGAACAAGAACGCAACAGTTTTGTCGCAATCAATTACAAGGATCCCTTGCCTTCAACTGTGAATCAATCACCTGGACATTCATCTTGGAGTAATAGTGCGTACACAGGATACAGTTCCGATGCTACATCCGAATCGTCGTGA
- the LOC124370111 gene encoding uncharacterized protein LOC124370111 produces the protein MSLLAELAISEPQDFKNYLRMSEESFEYLFGRLCEHIEKEDSLLRTSIPAKERLAATLQFLASGRSYENLKFSCAISPQALGKIIPETCAAIFDVLKEDFLKFPCNESDWMNIAVDFKKYWQVENCVGAIDGKHSDSSTSEKVSDGGVLMETDFGELLENKELHLPSPTSFDDRRDVCLPFTFLGDEAFPLKENLMKPYPNKGITHDEKIFNYRMCRARRVVENAFGILATRFRVLLSTMNVSVERAEIIVLACCTLHNFLRQKSPTYLTQSSVDWEDTSAGQLNEGEWRQNTQELLGFKRMRRDGREQSIANAVRGWYKSFYNNEGSVDFQEKMINKR, from the exons ATGTCGCTTCTTGCTGAACTTGCCATTAGTGAGCCTCAAGACTTCAAAAATTATCTAAGGATGAGCGAGGAAAGCTTTGAATATCTATTCGGAAGACTGTGTGAGCACATAGAAAAAGAAGATAGCCTTTTGAGAACCTCAATTCCTGCAAAAGAACGTCTTGCAGCCACTCTCCAGTTTCTAGCCAGTGGTAGGAGCTACGAGAATCTGAAGTTTAGTTGTGCAATATCTCCGCAAGCACTAGGAAAAATCATACCAGAAACTTGTGCAGCTATTTTTGATGTTCTAAAGGAAGATTTCTTAAAg TTTCCTTGCAATGAATCGGACTGGATGAACATAGCTGTGGACTTCAAAAAGTACTGGCAAGTTGAAAACTGTGTCGGCGCTATAGACGGAAAACACAGCGATTCGTCAACCTCCGAAAA AGTATCCGATGGTGGCGTACTTATGGAAACTGATTTTGGAGAGTTGCTGGAAAATAAGGAATTGCACTTGCCGTCACCAACAAGCTTCGATGACAGGAGAGACGTTTGCCTCCCTTTTACATTCCTTGGAGATGAAGCTTTTCCTCTGAAGGAAAATCTTATGAAGCCCTATCCAAACAAAGGAATCACCCACGACGAAAAGATTTTCAACTATCGGATGTGCCGTGCTAGGAGAGTGGTGGAGAATGCGTTTGGCATCTTAGCGACTCGATTTAGAGTCCTTCTTTCGACAATGAATGTTAGTGTAGAGAGGGCAGAAATCATTGTTTTGGCGTgttgtactttacataattttctacGCCAGAAAAGTCCAACCTACCTAACTCAAAGTAGTGTGGATTGGGAGGACACTTCAGCAGGCCAGTTAAATGAGGGTGAGTGGAGGCAGAACACGCAAGAACTTCTTGGGTTTAAAAGAATGAGGCGGGATGGCAGAGAACAATCAATTGCCAATGCAGTTCGAGGTTGGTATAAAAGTTTCTATAACAACGAAGGAAGTGTTGATTTCCAAGAAAAAATGATTAATAAGCGTTGA